The DNA window CGCCGCGATAAGCGAGGCCGGCGAGATTCGTCAGCGGATCGACTTCTTTCTTGATGTCGAGCAGCAATTTTTTCTCGCGAATCAGATCGATATAGCTGCGCAAGTCCTGGGGCATGCGGTTCCTCCGGCAAGATAAAGTATTCGAATGCTTATGCCATCAACGGGCGAGATGCAACCTGGCTTGGGATGCGAGGACTAAAAGCCAGAGGTCAGCAATCACTAGCCCGGATTATTCATCGCTGCGGCGCGATCGCAGTGAAACTCTTCCGAAGCGAAGGCAACAGATATCCGCTTCGACGCCGCCTCGTAGGGGCGACCGGCGGTCGCCCTGCTCTGCGAATCGCAGTGAAAAGGTCGAAGAGATGCCAAGCATCGGCGCATTAAACCGAACGATTTGCGCTGATGCCTTCGCTCCTCCAGAGTTCCACTTCGATCGACACAGTGTCATGGGTTTTCCCGGTCGCATGAATAATTCGGGCTAGTACACGAGCGATTCGAAGATTCTGAACGCGCTCACATGTTGTAGAACCGCTTGGCGTTCTCGCTGAACACTTTTCGCTTCACTCTTTCCGATAAGTCCGTACGCTCCCAGAACTCCGGGATGTCTTTGGCGAAGACACCGGCTTCGCGCTCGTGCGGGAAGTCGGTCGGGTACATCATGTAATCTTCGCCCATCTCGCGTGCGACCACGTCTAATGTTTTCTCGTCGGTCTCACAGGTCACGTAAATATTGCCGCGCTTGAAATATTCGCTCGGTTTGACGCTCAGCGGAAAATGTTTGCGTTTGCGGTCGATGTGATCTTTCTCGTCCATGCGGTCCATCATGTAGGGAATCCAGCCGGCGCCGGCTTCGAGGAAACCGATTCTCAGTTTCGGAAACAGATCGAAGACGCCGTCGAGGACGATGCTGGTGAGCTGGATCATCTGTGCGATCGGATGCTCCAGCGTGTGGATCATCGACATGGTCTGGAGAAAATCGAATCCCAGGTTGGCACTCACGGCGCCGTGGACGGTGAGCGGCACGTTCAATTCCTGCGCGACTTTATAGATTGGGTGAAAGTCCTGGTGGCCGAAGCCTTTGTTCAGTTTCGTAACCGCCGGTAATAGACCCGCAACCATGCCGTATTCCTTCACGCAGCGGCGCAATTCGTTGGCTGCTTCTGATGGATATTGCACCGGCAGCAGCGCCACGCCCTTCAAGCGCTTGTCGATCTTGCAGTAGCGATCATAAAGCCAGTTGTTGTACATGCGCGAGACCACACAGGCCCAGTCGTGATCTTGGATCAGACCTGCAGAGAGGCCAGCCGTGGGGTATAGCACTGCGGCGGAAATCTTCGAGCCCTCGATGAATTGAATCCAGCTATTAACATCGATTTTGGTCACTTTGTTCAAGCCGCGGACAAAGCCGCGCGGCCAGCCGTCGAGAGAAGGGAAGATTGAAAACGTCCCGGTGCGGCGGTGGCCCGTGAAGTCGCCATCGAAGTACTGTTCCATTTCCACGTCGGTCTCTAAAACGTGACCGTCGGCATCGATGACTGTAACTTGGTCTAGCATGTGAATTCTCCGGTTTGCGCGCTGCCTATTTCGTCCCATTTAATAGTGCCCCAGCAAGCTGCGGGGAATATTGGATTTAATGAAATGCTGCTTTACTCTTCTTTTACTGCGCTAAACCATGGGAGATTAGCTCAGGTTGTACAACTTAGCGCAGTTATCCCAAAGAATTCTCTTCTTGCTCTCGTTGGAAATATTCTGCTCCAAAAATTCCTCCACACCCTGCGGAAAATCCGAGTCCCCGTGGGGATAATCTGTCGAGAAAACGATGCGGTCATCGCCAACTAGGTCGATGATCATGGGCAGCTCTTTTTCATGTTCAGTGGAAATCCAACATTGGCGCTTAAAATACTCGCTAGGCTTCAATTTGCCTGCCGTCGGAAAACGCCCCTTGACCATAGCGTTGTCCAGCCGATGTAATAGGAACGAGACCCAGCCGCAATAACATTCCAGAAAGGCAAGCTTCAACTTCGGATGACGGTCGCAGACACCGCCGCCGATCGTGTCAGCCAGCGCCAACATGTTTTCCATCGGATGCGAGACCACGTGGCGTAGCAGAAGATTGTCACCAAAACGGTCGCCGATCTGCGGCACCTCACCGGCCGAGGTCGCCGAGTGAAACCCCATGGGCACGCCGAGTTCCTCCAAACACGACCAGACCGTGTCGAAGTAACGCGAATGCCAGGGCAGATCATGCAGCGGTTCAGGCCGCGCAAACACGCCGATAAAGCCCAACTTGCTAACGCAGCGCTGCGCCTCCCTAACCGCTTCGTTGGGATCGTGGAAGGAAAGCATGCCGACGCCTTTTAACCGCTTGGGATCTTCTTGGCAAAAATCGTAGAGCCAATTGTTATACGCCCGTGCCACCGCAGCCCCAAGCCTCGGGTCCATCCCGCTGCGCATCATGATGCCCAAACCGATTGAGGGATAGAGCGCCGCAACGTCTAAGCCTTCGCGATCCATCGCCTTCAGTTGAGTTTTGGCATTGAAGCCGTTGTTGCGGTATTCGGCAATCTCCTGATCGATCCTGGTCGCGTCGTAAATGCCGCCTCGAAAAGCTGGCTTGTAACCCTGGAGAATCTTGCCGTCCAACATGACCATTGCTGAACTGCGGGCGGTGGAACTCAAAATTTTCGGCCCTCGGCCAAGCCACTCAGGGTCTAGGTATTTATCCCACAGGTCTGCCGGCTCGCGCAGATGCATATCGGAATCGAGAATCTTAAAACCATCTTTCATTATTAGACTTCCTCCGAAAACTCTAAACTTCCTGAAGGCTATCACTGAACCCTTTCCGCTGGCAACGGACGGCAGCCTTAAGTGGCTCCTATCGCCCCTCCATCGGAAAAAGCCTAAACGTCAGCTCAAAGGCCCTTGACAGATAGGTTTCTTGCGACGTTGCGCGCCAGCGCCGCCGGCGGGCGCATGCCGTAGACCACCGCTTCGAGGATTTCATCATCGCTGGCGCCGCATTCGCGCGCTTTGCCAAGGTGAAGATTGGCGCCCCTTTCGTAGCCATGCGACATGCAGACAGCGAACAGTATTAGCTGCGCGGTTTTCGCATCCAGCGAGCCTTCTTTGTATTTCACGTCAAAGAATTCTTTTTCTACGGCCATGCTCTTCTCCCCTTTCATTCCGATACATTGAGCTACACTAGGAGAGGCAGTCGCCGGCTGTCAATAACTTTACGGCGCCGAGCCACGAACAAGGGTTTTTCTCTAGTCCACGCCGACCTGCTGTCAAACGCTTTATGTCATTGGCGTCGCGGGCAGATGGCTTGGAACGTGCGCTCAATCGGTTGACAGTCTGAGTTCGCCTGTGCGAACCTCCGTGACGTAGCGCTAATCATCATTCGGGAGATATCATTATGGCCATTGCTGATTTGCCGACGGGCGTAAAGCTTTACTACGAATCCCATGGCGAGGGAGAGCCTTTTGTCTTCATTCCGGCGACGGGATTTTCTGGCGAAGTGTGGAAATCGCATCAGGTGCCGGTGTTGGCGAAATCGATGCGGGTGATCACCTTCGACCCGCGCGGTTGCGGCCGTTCGAGCCGGGTCACCGGCGTGTGCACTATCGATCAGATGGCTTGTGATGTGGCCGCGCTGCTCGATCATCTAGGTCTGCCTTCGGCCCATGTATTAGGCCATTCCATGGGTGGGCGGATCGCGCTGGCACTGGTACTCAACTATCCCAAGAAGGTTAAAAGCTTGATTCTTGCGGCCGGCGGCTCGGGTCCTGCGGCGCGTCCCGGCCCAGACTGTGTGCCAGGGTTGCCCTATTTTCTAACGGTGGAGCTGATCGAAAAAGGCTTCAACGAATTCGTCCGCCATGAAGTCTGTGACACAGAAACCTACTTTACCGACGACTATCGGCGCCAATATCCCGACAAAGTAAAAGCGTTTTACGATTTGCTCTGGCCGACCCACGCCAAGCTACAGGACTATTTGCAGCTCTGTATCGCGCGGCACAATTGGGAGGGAACCCATCGGCTGGGGGAGATCCAGGCGCCAACCTTGGTCGTCGTCGGCGACAAAGATATAATTGGCAGCAATCATGTGCCGCAATCGGAGGTTCTCGCGCAGAGAATCGCCGGTGCCAAGTTGAAAGTTTTAACTGGCCAGTCCCATGGATTTTTCTGGCAAGTGCCCGAGGAAACCAACGGTTGGATTGCCGATTGGGTAAAAAGCCACTGAGCGAGAGAGTTACTTTAAGATCGCTGTGAGTTTTTCCACCAACCGGGCGTCAAGTTTGTAGACGCCGGGCGATGATTTTTCCCAGCTCCAGACCGGTCAGCGGATTAAAATCGAGCGCGGCTCTTTTGGCGCAACAGTAGGTTTTTCATCAAGCAGAAATGGAATTGACATCTCTGCTCATCCTCGATATAGCTTCGGCTCGTCGGCGTCCCCCGCCAAGGCCGGTACATGGTTCCAGTCGTTTTCGGAAGAAAAACGGTAATCAATGCTGTCGCGTGAAGAGAATAACCTTTTGACCCGAGTGGGACCGGGCACGGCGATGGGCGCCCTAATGCGTTCGTACTGGCTGCCGGCGTTGCTTTCCGAGGAGATTCCGCTGCCCGATTGTCCGCCGGTGCGGGTGCGCCTGCTCGGCGAAGACTTGGTCGCGTTTCGCGATACCAACGGCCGGGTCGGACTCCTGGGCGAGCACTGCGCCCATCGCGGCACTTCATTGTTTTTCGGCCGCAACGAAGAGTGCGGCCTGCGCTGCATTTATCATGGCTGGAAGTTCGGCGTGGAGGGTCATGTGCTGGACACGCCGGCGGAGCCGGCGGGTAGCGAGTTTCACCGCAAGCTTCGTCACACCGCCTATCCCTGCCAGGAAATTGCCGGGATGATTTTTACCTACATGGGCGCGGCGGAACGAATGCCGCTGTTGCCGCGCTATGAATGGGCGGATCTTGCACCGGGGCAGACTTTTCCAGTGAAGTCATTTCTCGAATGCAATTATCTTCAGGGCATCGAAGGCGACTTCGACTCATCGCACACGACGTTTCTGCACAACAACGACGTTCAGAACAAAGAGACGCTCAAGCGCGACGGCGCGCCGGCGCTGGAAGCCGAAGACACGAGCTTTGGCATGCGCGCCATCTCGATCCGCAAGCTCGGCGCCGAGCGCGTCTACGTGCGCACAAGTCCCTACATCATGCCTAGTTTCAGCATCGTGCCAGGGCCGCCGACGGCCAAGTTCGAAGAGGACGACATCCGCGGCTTTCGCTTTTGGGTGCCGATCGACGATCGGACGAGTTGGCTCTATATCCTCAACATGCGCAAGCGGCCCTTCGACGACAGCGAGCGCGCCGCGCTGCGCAGTTGGATCGAGCCGGACTACCGGCGCAAGCGCAATCTGCACAACGACTATCTGATCGACCGAGGCTTACAGCGCGCCAGGCTTTTCTCGGGCATCGAGGCGGTGAACCCCGCCGAACAGGATGGCTGCGCCACCGAGAGCATGGGGCCGATCTTCGACCGCAGCCAGGAACATCTCGGGTACAGCGATAAGACCATCATCGCACTGCGCAAGTTGCTACTCAGCGCGCTGCGCGATCTCGCCGAAGGGAGAACGCCGCCCCATGTGATTCGCCAGGAAAGCGAACGGGACTTTTCAAGATTACGTTCGATCAAAGGCATCCTACCGGCGGGGACGGACTGGCATCGTGTGCTCGACGGCTTGCGGCCGAATGATGGCTAGGGCGATGGTTCCAAGTCATTCAAACCGTTCCAAACGCTCAACGCGTTTCGGATATCGCGTTCGGATGCCGAGCGCAGTATTGGCGCTGGGGCTCTTTCTTGGAGCTCCAACATCGTCCTTCGCTCAGTCTTTGCAAAAATCTATCGCGATGATCGGCGCCCGCAGCGGCGCATCCTGGCCGCTGTGGATCGCCAAAGAAACCGCGCTCTACGCCAAGTACGGCCTCGATGTGGAGTTGGTCTATGCCGTTCATCCGGCGCCGATCGTGGCGGTGATCACCGGACAGGCGGCGATGACTTCGGCCGGCGCCGATCCGGCGGTGCTATCGGCTGCCAAGGATAATTCGCTGGTGATCCTCGGCGGTTTCTTGAACAAGGGATCGTTCGCCATGGTCGGCTCGAAGAACGCTGTCGACATGAAGCAGCTAGCCGGCAAGAAGATCGGTGTCGGCCGGGTCGGCGACCCGCCCTATCATATGGCGGTGAGCCTCTTGAAAAAATATGGCCTCACGGCCCGCGACGTGCAGTGGGTTTCCGTGGGCGTCGACGCGGCGGCGCGGGCCACAGCGCTGCAGAGCGGCTTGATCGACGCCGCGCTGGTGACCGCGCCGGCTTATTTTCGCTTGCAAGCGGCGGGGCTGCCGGTGCTCGCCGTGCTGCTCGACCACGACGATATCTACGTTTCCACCTACGCGCTGTTTCGCCGCGAGGCGCTGACCAAAGAGCGCGCCGCCGCGTTGGCCTACACTAAGGCACATACCGAAGCGATCAAGCGATTCTACGATGACAAGCCAATGGCCACGGAGATCTTTCTCAAGTACGGCGGCGCGCGCAACAGCGACGACGCTAGCCGCGTCTACGATCTGTTCAAGAAGGCGCGGGCTTTCGAGGCGATTCCGTACGCGCTGAAGGGCTCGGTGGAAGCCGTGGCCGAGCGCCAGAGCCAAGAATTGAAGGGCGCCGACCTCGCCAAGATGTTCGACAACAGCCTGGTCGATCAGCTGGTCAAAGAGAAATACTTCGAGGCTGTTTTCGGGTCCACCATCCGCGATGAGCAGCAGCGCAAGCAGGCGCTGGCATTCGGACGTTGGTAGCGGCAACAGTCTGTGAGGAAACTCCCGTCAAAGCGTGGGCGCCCGCGCTTCTCAAACCAAATCGTATTCATCTAGACACGATCTGCTTGATCTGCTCCTGGTAAGCGCTTTTTCTTAGCGCACTTGCCAGCGATCGCGCGGCATCGCAACGCCGCGCGCTTCGGCCGCTTTTGCCGCCCGTTCGGCGCCCGCACGCGCCCGCTCGATTTGCCAGTCCGCCACTTCCAACCCAAGTCCGTCGACGACCCGCACACGAAAATTGAAATAGGCACAAACATGGACAATGTCGAGGATGTCGCGGTCGCTCCAACCGACGTCGCGCAGTTTTTGCACGTCGGCCTCGCGCATACTGCTCGGCGTCAGTGTCAATTTCTCAGCGTATTCCAACATGGCGAATTCCGCAGGCGTCAACCCCATCTGGCGCCAATCGTCTTTGACCTGCTCCACTGAAAGATCGTCGCCGCCTTCTTGACGCAGAAACTCTGCGTGGGCGACGGTTCAGAATCGGCAATGGAGCGTCGCCGCAGTGACCGTGGCGATCAATTCTCGTTGCGCCGTGGTCAGCCGTGACTCGCCGCGCATGATCTCCCACATGAGTTCGGCGGTGTGCCACATCGCCTTGGGGTTTAGGCTATGCAACATCGGCGGACTGACTGGCGGGCCGCCGGAGCCGGCGTCGCGATCGCGATTGATCTGCTCCCCTTGACGTTGCGCGCGAATCTTGGCGTAGACTTCTTTCAATTCAGCGGTGGCTTCCTTTTCGGGAATGACTCTAATCCAAGGCATCGGATTTCTCTCCTTTTCGGTGCGATTTACCGTTCAACAACGCCGAATTTGACCACGTTGCGGCGAAAATATGGATAGGATTTTTAACCCACCTTTTCTATGGCCGGAGCTATAGCGGAGAACCGGCAGAACTGTCAATCCGTTTTCTACGCGATGAAAAAGCCCACTCTTCTACCGTCGGCTTGGCCGGCGAGCGGTCGGTAAGCGCGCGAAAGGTTGCTTACGGCGCCGCTCTGTCGAACTCGGAGCGAGCGGCGCCATCGGCTTGCAGTGGCAGGCGGTTTTCGGGTGTCAGATTTCCTGGAATAAGTCGACTCGACGAGCCGGGGCGCGCGGCGGGGCGCGGGTCGGCAGGCCCAGATGGCTGAGGATTTTGACAATCATCGGCCGTGGGCGATATATTTGCGCTCGGGAAAAAAGCTGCGTTGCATTTTTTTGCTATTTTAAAGTATCTAGCCCCACAGCCGATGCCATGCGCCGCGTACTGCTCATCGCGATTTGTTCGCTTGCGATAAATTCTTTGTGGTCTAACTCCGCGCTCGCGGCGGCCGCCGGCAGAATCATGCTCGGCTATGCCAGCCCAGGCCGCGCCCTGCCGTTTTGGCTGGCGCAGGATCTTGGACTTTTCCACAAGTATGGCATCGATGTCGAGCCGGTGTTTATACGCGGCGCGCCCATTCTCGTCGCCGGCTTGGCGGCGGGCGACATTCAAGTCGGCAGCACCGGTGGCAGCGCGACGCTGGCTGCCGTCGCCGGCGGCCAGGACTTAAGAATCATCGCCACCTTTGGCAGCCGCAACAATTTTGACTTGATGAGTCAGCCCAACATCAAACGACCGGAGGAGCTGCGCGGCAAGCGCATCGGGCTCACCAGCGTCGGCGGCACGACCTGGATGGCGTTGCTCCTGTGGCTCGAGCACTTCGGCCTCGATGTGCAACGCGACAAGATGCAGCTCCAGGCGCTTGGTGAGCAGGCGGTGACGGTGCAGGCCCTCGAAGCCGGCATTGTCAACGCTGCCGTCCTGGACGGCATCAACTCGAGCCGACTCAAACCCAAGGGATTCACGGTTCTCGGCGAATACGCCGATCTCAAGCATCAATTCGTCAGCCAGGCCCTGGTGGTGCAACGAAGCTATTTGCAGCAGCGCGGCGACACCTTGGAGAACTTGCTCAAGGCTCAAATCGAAGCGGTCGCCTACATCCTGGCACCCAAAAACAAAACGGCGGCCGTCAGAACGTTGATGCGGCGCATGAAAATTAGTGCCGCGGGAGCCGAAGAAGGTTATCTTGACCTACTGCGTGTCTTGGAACGTAAGCCGTTTCCGTCGGTCGAAAGCATCGCCCAGGTGCAGCGCTTGATGAAAACTCAGAATCCGAAAATCGGCGCCGTCAACCTCGAAGAGATCAACGATGCGCGTCTGGTAAAGAAACTAGATGACAGCGGCTTTATCGATAGGGCGTTTGCCGCCCAGGGTATTAAGCCGTAACGGAGTCACTGCACTAAACGAAAGGCATGCAATGGACTTCAACCTTCCCGAAGAGCTGCAAATTCTCAAATCGACGGTCCGCAAATTCGTCGACGCCGAACTGATCCCGCTCGAACGGGAGTTTCGCCCCGCCGGCGAAGAGATGCCGGAGAAGTATCTCAAACCGCTGCAAGAAAAAGTGCGAGCGATGGGACTGTGGATGCTCGACGTGCCCCAAGAATACGGCGGCGCGGGACTCGATCTGCTGACGCGCTGCGTGATCAACGAAGAGATTTCGCGCACGGTCGCGCTGCCGTTTCGTTCCAATCCGCTCTTCGGTCCCGATGTTCGGCCGGTGTTGTTCTATTGCAACGAAGAACAGAAGCAGCGCTTTCTTCTGCCGGTCATCGAAGGCAAGCTCGAGGTCTGTTTTGCTCAAACCGAACCCGACGCGGGCAGCGACCCGGCAGCCATGAAAACCAACGCCGTGCGCGACGGCGATGATTACATCATCAACGGCACCAAGCGCTTTATCACCGGCGCGGGCACCTCGGACTACGCTCAGCTCATTGCCGTCACCGACAACGAAAAGCGCGCCCGCGGCGGCATCACCTGCTTCATGGTCGATATGAAAAGTCCGGGCGTCATCATTGAAAAACAATGGCAAACCATGATGGGCGACGATCCCTGGCAGATTCATTTTGATAACGTGCGCGTGCCCGCCGCCAATATCATCGGCAAGCTTGGCGATGGGTTCACGCTCGGCCAAAAATGGATCACCGCCGGCCGCATCAAAGGCCACGGCTCGCGCTGCATCGGCATCGCCGAACGGGCGTTGGACATGATGATCGAATACTCCAAGGTGCGCACCACCTTCGGCCAACCGTTGGCTAACCGCCAGGCGATTCAATTCATGATCGCCGACTCCGCCATGGAGCTGCACAGCGCGCGACTTATGGTCTACGAATGCGCCTGGCGCGCCGATCGCGGCGAGGACGTGCGCAATCTCTCCTACATGACAAAAATTGTCTGTACCGAGATGGCAAGCCGGGTGGTTGATCGCTCCATGCAAGTGCACGGCGGACTCGGCTTAATGAAAGAGCTGCCGCTCGAATGGTGGTACCGTCAAGTGCGCAGTCTGCGCATCACCGAAGGCAATCCGGAAGTGCTGCGCTGGCGCCTGGCGCAACATATCATTCGCAATCATAAGGGATAGACCGCGAGAAGACGGGCCAAAGCGAGGGCAAGTCGATCGTGCGCCCGGCTAAGAATTGGCGTTGACCGAAGCTCTGATAACCACGGCATCGGCAAACGTTTCGATCACGGCGGCTTTTGATTTGCCGAACGGAATGATCGTCAATTCGCCGATGTCGTAGGTGAGGAGTTTTTGCACTTGCGCGCTCACTTCCGCCGCGCTGCCCGCGACGGCAAAGCGTTCCACCCACTGGTCGCGCACCAGGTGAGCATGGCCCGATTCCATATGGTGGTAGGTATCGTAGTGTTGCCATAGCCGTTCGACCGCTTCGCGGTCCGTCGGGTCGTCGAGTTTACCCATGCGGTGGAGCCGGCCCAAATGGGTCATCGCCGTGCGCGCGATCTTGCCTTTGACCTCTTCGCGCGCCTCTTGGGAATTTTCCGCGATGCAGCAAGGAATTCGGTAGGTAACTTTGACTTCGTCGAGCGGCCGGCCAACTTCGGCACAGCACTGCTTTAGCGTCGCAATCGTCTGCGCCAGCGTGCCGACCTCACCCGTATAGATGATTCCGTCGCCAAGCAGCGCCGCGTGTTTCATGACCTTGGGTGCGCGCGTGCCGAGAAAGATCGGAATCGTCGCGCCACCGCTGTAGACGCAGCGCACCGGCCGGCCGTTCAGCTCCACTGTGTCGCCCGCCATCAGGCGCTTTACTTGCTCGATCATGACGCCAAAGACTTCGCTGGTCACCGGTTTCATACCGATGTTTTCCGGCCCGGTCGCACCGACGCCGATTCCCAAAAGAACACGCCCAGGCGCCAATTCATTCAACGTCACCATCGCGCTCGCCGTGACGGTCAAATGGCGCACCAACGGGTGGGTGACCCCAGGACCGATGGCGATTCGCTTGGTCGTCATCGCCATCGCGCCCATGAGCGCGTAGGGCTCGCGCCAGATCATGTGCGAATCGCCGACCCAAAAACGATCGTAGCCCAGCTCGTCAGCGAGTTGCGCCAAGCGCAAACCCTCACGGGCGTTTTCGGTGGCGAAGAGGCCAACGCCGAACTTTATTCTCCCCATTGCCATTGCCAAAAGTAAGGAGTGAACAGTCAGGGGCTAAACCCTCCCCTCCCCGTCTCCTTACTCCTTACTCCCCACTTCTCACTGTTCTCGCGCGTCGCGCGCAATTTCCTCGTGGCCTCGACATCCACCACCAAACGCATCAGGTCGATCACAACACCATAATCCGCACGCGCATGTTCGATGGTCACGTAGCGGTCAAGCACGTCGCGCAAAACCAATTGCGGATCGCGCTCGAACGGGTCGCCGAAACCGCCGCCGGCGTTGGTCTGCACGCGCACCACATCGCCCGGTTTGAGAAAAACTTCACGCACACCGTCGGCGACTTGGACGTTGTTGACGAAAACATCCCCGACCTGGGCGCTGCCGCCGCCGAAGATGCCCCAGGGCGGCAGCTTGCCGCGCATGCTGCCTTTTAAGCTGCGCACCGGCACGACAGCGTTTATCAAAGCTTGATATTCGCGCGTGCTGCCCATGCCGCCGCGATACTTCCCCGGCCCGCCGGAGTCCGGCGTGACCGAAAACCGAGTGATACGCAGCGGGAATTCACTTTCGTGGATTTCAATCGGTCCGGGGCGAAACTGTCCCGCGCCCAACGGTCCGTGAATCAGATTCACACCGTCGCGGCCGTTGGTGGCGCCCTGCGCGGTGTTCAACAATTCCATCAAAACCCAGGACTTGCCGTCCGCACCCGTGCCCATTAAACGGATCGAACCACCGCCACCGGCGGAAGCGGCGGCGCGCTCGGGCGCGAACTCCCCCAAGGCTTTCACGGCCATGTCACAGACCAGGTGTGCCAGCGGCGTGTAGTGCGACACCGCCGCTCCCGGTCTGGGGCAAACCATCGTGCCCTCCCGAAAGCGAAACTCGATGGCTTCGACAAAGCCGTGATTGAAAATCAAATTGGGATCGGTCAGCGCCATCACGGCGCAGTAGCAGCTATTCTTGACCATGGGCATTGCCAAGTTCACCGCCCCCTGCGCCTGGGCGTCGGAGCCGGTAAAATCGAAAACAATCTTGTCGCCGGTCTTGGTGATTTTCAGATGGGCGCGCAGCATGCGCTTGAAGTCGACGTTGTCGTGATCGAGGATGCCTTCGGCCTCGTGCGTGCCGTCGGGCATCGCTCTAAGAGAGTTGCGCAGGCGCTCGGCAACTTTGTTCATCAGCTCGCGTCCCGCTGCCGTGACCGTAGGCGCGCCAAAGCGGGCGCACAGCTCGCGCAGGCGCCGCGCGCCGACCTGACAGGCGGCCACTTGACCGCGCAGATCGCCTAAAGTTTCCCCGGGAATACGGCTGTTGGCACCGACGATGCGCTCGATGTCGCGATTGACGGCGCCGCGGCTGTAAAACTTAACCGGCGGCAAAACCAATCCCTCTTCCCACAGATCGCGCGCCGCAGTCAGGCCGCGAATGCCACCCAGGTCGGGCTTGTGCGCCAGTGTGCCGCTGTAGCCGACGATCTTTCCTTCATAAAAAATCGGCATCAGAATAACCGTGTCGGAGGTGTGGGTCACGTTGCCCTCGAAGGGGTGATTGAACAGCAGCGCGTCGCCTTCTTCCAACTCCTCGGCCAGGAAATATTTGGGCAGATGGTCCATCACCGCCGAGAACGACGCGAAGTGAAAGGGCAATTTCTTCGATACCGCTAGAGTTCGCAGCTCGGCGTCCAACAGCCCTGCGCTGCCGTCTTCCGACTCGCGCAGCACGGTGGAATAACCGCTGTGAAACAGCACGACGCGCATTTCCTCGACGATGCTCGTCACTTTGGAGTTGACCAACTCAAGCACGATGGGATCGACGGCGCCGCTCATTTTGCCACCTCGATGATGACATTGCCGAAGCGATCGACGTGGGCGTGCTGATGTGGGTGAATCACGATAGTGGAATCGACCTGCTCGATTATAGCCGGCCCCGGGATTCGGTTGCCGTGCGCAAGCCTGTCACGATCATAAATCGGACAATCGATCCAACCGTCAAAGTAAGCTTGCCGGTGGCTCTTGAACGCCGCGCTGGCGCTTTCACCCTGGCGCGGCAGCACTTTGGGATCGGGCTTGGGCAGCGGCACACGCGCGGTGACGCGATAATTGA is part of the Deltaproteobacteria bacterium genome and encodes:
- a CDS encoding amidohydrolase; amino-acid sequence: MGRNRQRANRRIHMLDQVTVIDADGHVLETDVEMEQYFDGDFTGHRRTGTFSIFPSLDGWPRGFVRGLNKVTKIDVNSWIQFIEGSKISAAVLYPTAGLSAGLIQDHDWACVVSRMYNNWLYDRYCKIDKRLKGVALLPVQYPSEAANELRRCVKEYGMVAGLLPAVTKLNKGFGHQDFHPIYKVAQELNVPLTVHGAVSANLGFDFLQTMSMIHTLEHPIAQMIQLTSIVLDGVFDLFPKLRIGFLEAGAGWIPYMMDRMDEKDHIDRKRKHFPLSVKPSEYFKRGNIYVTCETDEKTLDVVAREMGEDYMMYPTDFPHEREAGVFAKDIPEFWERTDLSERVKRKVFSENAKRFYNM
- a CDS encoding alpha/beta hydrolase encodes the protein MAIADLPTGVKLYYESHGEGEPFVFIPATGFSGEVWKSHQVPVLAKSMRVITFDPRGCGRSSRVTGVCTIDQMACDVAALLDHLGLPSAHVLGHSMGGRIALALVLNYPKKVKSLILAAGGSGPAARPGPDCVPGLPYFLTVELIEKGFNEFVRHEVCDTETYFTDDYRRQYPDKVKAFYDLLWPTHAKLQDYLQLCIARHNWEGTHRLGEIQAPTLVVVGDKDIIGSNHVPQSEVLAQRIAGAKLKVLTGQSHGFFWQVPEETNGWIADWVKSH
- a CDS encoding Rieske 2Fe-2S domain-containing protein, with protein sequence MLSREENNLLTRVGPGTAMGALMRSYWLPALLSEEIPLPDCPPVRVRLLGEDLVAFRDTNGRVGLLGEHCAHRGTSLFFGRNEECGLRCIYHGWKFGVEGHVLDTPAEPAGSEFHRKLRHTAYPCQEIAGMIFTYMGAAERMPLLPRYEWADLAPGQTFPVKSFLECNYLQGIEGDFDSSHTTFLHNNDVQNKETLKRDGAPALEAEDTSFGMRAISIRKLGAERVYVRTSPYIMPSFSIVPGPPTAKFEEDDIRGFRFWVPIDDRTSWLYILNMRKRPFDDSERAALRSWIEPDYRRKRNLHNDYLIDRGLQRARLFSGIEAVNPAEQDGCATESMGPIFDRSQEHLGYSDKTIIALRKLLLSALRDLAEGRTPPHVIRQESERDFSRLRSIKGILPAGTDWHRVLDGLRPNDG
- a CDS encoding peroxidase; the protein is MRQEGGDDLSVEQVKDDWRQMGLTPAEFAMLEYAEKLTLTPSSMREADVQKLRDVGWSDRDILDIVHVCAYFNFRVRVVDGLGLEVADWQIERARAGAERAAKAAEARGVAMPRDRWQVR
- a CDS encoding ABC transporter substrate-binding protein; protein product: MRRVLLIAICSLAINSLWSNSALAAAAGRIMLGYASPGRALPFWLAQDLGLFHKYGIDVEPVFIRGAPILVAGLAAGDIQVGSTGGSATLAAVAGGQDLRIIATFGSRNNFDLMSQPNIKRPEELRGKRIGLTSVGGTTWMALLLWLEHFGLDVQRDKMQLQALGEQAVTVQALEAGIVNAAVLDGINSSRLKPKGFTVLGEYADLKHQFVSQALVVQRSYLQQRGDTLENLLKAQIEAVAYILAPKNKTAAVRTLMRRMKISAAGAEEGYLDLLRVLERKPFPSVESIAQVQRLMKTQNPKIGAVNLEEINDARLVKKLDDSGFIDRAFAAQGIKP
- a CDS encoding acyl-CoA dehydrogenase, which gives rise to MDFNLPEELQILKSTVRKFVDAELIPLEREFRPAGEEMPEKYLKPLQEKVRAMGLWMLDVPQEYGGAGLDLLTRCVINEEISRTVALPFRSNPLFGPDVRPVLFYCNEEQKQRFLLPVIEGKLEVCFAQTEPDAGSDPAAMKTNAVRDGDDYIINGTKRFITGAGTSDYAQLIAVTDNEKRARGGITCFMVDMKSPGVIIEKQWQTMMGDDPWQIHFDNVRVPAANIIGKLGDGFTLGQKWITAGRIKGHGSRCIGIAERALDMMIEYSKVRTTFGQPLANRQAIQFMIADSAMELHSARLMVYECAWRADRGEDVRNLSYMTKIVCTEMASRVVDRSMQVHGGLGLMKELPLEWWYRQVRSLRITEGNPEVLRWRLAQHIIRNHKG
- a CDS encoding LLM class flavin-dependent oxidoreductase, whose product is MAMGRIKFGVGLFATENAREGLRLAQLADELGYDRFWVGDSHMIWREPYALMGAMAMTTKRIAIGPGVTHPLVRHLTVTASAMVTLNELAPGRVLLGIGVGATGPENIGMKPVTSEVFGVMIEQVKRLMAGDTVELNGRPVRCVYSGGATIPIFLGTRAPKVMKHAALLGDGIIYTGEVGTLAQTIATLKQCCAEVGRPLDEVKVTYRIPCCIAENSQEAREEVKGKIARTAMTHLGRLHRMGKLDDPTDREAVERLWQHYDTYHHMESGHAHLVRDQWVERFAVAGSAAEVSAQVQKLLTYDIGELTIIPFGKSKAAVIETFADAVVIRASVNANS